Genomic segment of Rhodocaloribacter litoris:
CCCGGCGGCACGCGGCTCCTGCCGGCCTACCCCAGCCCGGCGACGACGCGCGCCGTGATCCCGTTCACGCTGGCCGTCCCGGCCCATGTCAGGCTGCGGGTACATGACCTCCTCGGCCGAACGGTCGCCACGCTGGTCGACGGAGCGCGCCCGGCCGGCCGGCACGAGGCCGCCCTCGACGTCGCGGGCCTGCCTGCCGGGGTGTACGTCTACACGCTCACGGCCGGCACCGCCCGCGCAACGGGCAAGCTGGTCGTCTACTGACGGCCGGAGCCCGGATCGTATCGCCTACCGACAAACGAAACCGCCCATGAAAACACGCTTTGTTACGCTGGCTCTTCTGGCGTTCTCCTGCCTCAACGCAGCCTGTGACACGGAGCGCCGGGCGTCCTCGGAGACGGCCGGCCTGCGCGACGACCCCTTCGTCGAAGACCTCTCGGCCCGCACGTTCCGGTGGTTCTGGGAAACGACGAACCCGGCCAACGGGCTGGTGCCGGACCGCGCCCCCGAGCCGCCCTTTTCGAGCATTGCCGCCGTGGGCTTCGGGTTGACGGCCTACGGCGTCGGCGTCGAGCGGGGGTACGTCTCCCGGCAGGAAGCCGCCGAGCGGACGCTCACCACCCTGCGCTTTTTCTGGGAGGCGCCACAGGGACCTGAGCCGGCGGGCCGGGCCGGATATCGTGGTTTTTTCTACCACTTCCTCGACATGGAGACGGGCGAGCGCTTCCGCACCACGGAGCTCTCGACGATCGACACGGCCCTGCTCATGGCCGGCGTCCTCTTCGCCCAGGCCTACTTCGACCGCGACGACCCCACCGAGGCCGCCATCCGGGCCTATGCCGACTCGCTCTACCGGCGCGTCGAGTGGCCGTGGTTTCAGCGCGACAGGGCCCCGCTGATCACGATGGGCTGGCACCCCGAGAGGGGCTTCGGGAGGGCCGCCTATGAGGGCTACAACGAGGCGATGATCCTGTACATCCTCGCCCTCGGCTCGCCCACACACCCCATCGCGCCCGACGTGTGGGACGCCTGGACGAGCACCTACCTCTGGGGCGACTTCTATGGCTACGAGCACGTCCAGTTCAGCCCGCTCTTCGGGCACCAGTACAGCCACGTCTGGATCGACTATCGCGGCATCTTCGACGACTACATGCGCGAGAAGGGGATCGACTACTTCGAGAACTCGCGCCGGGCGACACTCTCACAGCGGGCCTACGCCATCGACAACCCGCGCGGGTTCCGCGATTATGGCGAAAACATCTGGGGGCTGACGGCCTGCGACGGGCCGGCCGGCGCCACGTTCGTCGTCAACGGGGACTCGGTGCGTTTCCATCGCTACTGGGCCCGCGGCGCCAGCCTGCGTCACATCAACGACGACGGCACCATCGCGCCGACGGCGGCCGGTGGCTCCGTCCCCTTTGCGCCGGATGTGACCCTGGCCGCCCTCAAGGCCATGCGCGACCGCTACGGCGACCGCGTCTACAACGAGTACGGCTTCGTCGACGCGTTCAACCCGACCTTCACCTTCGAGGCCGAGACGGAGTTCGGCGTCGTCGATCCCGAGTACGGGTGGTTCGACGGCCAGCAACTCGGCATCGACCAGGGGCCGATCCTGCTCATGCTCGAAAACTTCCGTTCGGAGCTCGTGTGGGAGACGATGAAGAAGAGCCCCTACATCGTCCGGGGGCTCTGCCGGGCCGGATTTCGCGGTGGCTGGCTCGAGGGGCGGTGCACCGGGGAGGCGGGTGCCGGGGCGTGAACGGGCCAGCGAACATAGAGCTGCTTGACCGACCGGGTAGCCGGATGAGCACGTATGCGGCATACGGTGCGGTGGTGCTGCTGGCGGTGAGCCTGGCGGGATGCCGGGCCGAGGCGCCGGGCACGCCGGCCTTCGAGGCCGTGCAGGCGGAGGTACCCGAAGGGATGGTGTACGTTCCCGGCGGCACGACCCGTATCGGCTCGGACGACGGCTTACCCGACGAGGCGCCCTCCTTCGACGCGGTGGTCGCTCCGTTCTTTCTCGACGTGCATCCGGTGACGGTCGCGCAGTTCCGGGCATTCGTGGAGGCCACCGGCCACGTGACCGACGCCGAGCGCTTCGGCAACTCGGCCGTGCTCGACCCGGCGACGAAGACGTGGACGCTGCACGAAGGGGCTACCTGGCATCATCCGCTCGGTCCGGTCGCGGCGCCCGCCCCGGACGACCACCCGGTGACGCACGTCTCCTGGTACGACGCCGTGGCGTATTGCGCCTGGGCCGGCCGGCGACTGCCCACGGAGGTGGAATGGGAACATGCCGCCCGCGGGGGGCGCAACGCGCCGGGGCCGTACGTCTGGGGCACGACCTTCGGGGCAGGCGGGCGCTACGAGGCCAACACCTGGCAGGGCACGTTCCCCTTCGTCAACACGGGAGAGGACGGCTTCCTGTTGACCTCCCCCGTGGGTGCCTTCGGCACGTCCGAGCTCGGCCTGATGGACATGGCGGGCAACGTGTGGGAATGGACGGCAGACTGGTTCCGCCCCTACGCCGAGCGCGACC
This window contains:
- a CDS encoding formylglycine-generating enzyme family protein, coding for MSTYAAYGAVVLLAVSLAGCRAEAPGTPAFEAVQAEVPEGMVYVPGGTTRIGSDDGLPDEAPSFDAVVAPFFLDVHPVTVAQFRAFVEATGHVTDAERFGNSAVLDPATKTWTLHEGATWHHPLGPVAAPAPDDHPVTHVSWYDAVAYCAWAGRRLPTEVEWEHAARGGRNAPGPYVWGTTFGAGGRYEANTWQGTFPFVNTGEDGFLLTSPVGAFGTSELGLMDMAGNVWEWTADWFRPYAERDRPFTPDATSEKVQRGGSFLCHADYCHGYRVSARSHSTPESSHFHVGFRCAKDL
- a CDS encoding glucoamylase family protein; translation: MKTRFVTLALLAFSCLNAACDTERRASSETAGLRDDPFVEDLSARTFRWFWETTNPANGLVPDRAPEPPFSSIAAVGFGLTAYGVGVERGYVSRQEAAERTLTTLRFFWEAPQGPEPAGRAGYRGFFYHFLDMETGERFRTTELSTIDTALLMAGVLFAQAYFDRDDPTEAAIRAYADSLYRRVEWPWFQRDRAPLITMGWHPERGFGRAAYEGYNEAMILYILALGSPTHPIAPDVWDAWTSTYLWGDFYGYEHVQFSPLFGHQYSHVWIDYRGIFDDYMREKGIDYFENSRRATLSQRAYAIDNPRGFRDYGENIWGLTACDGPAGATFVVNGDSVRFHRYWARGASLRHINDDGTIAPTAAGGSVPFAPDVTLAALKAMRDRYGDRVYNEYGFVDAFNPTFTFEAETEFGVVDPEYGWFDGQQLGIDQGPILLMLENFRSELVWETMKKSPYIVRGLCRAGFRGGWLEGRCTGEAGAGA